The following is a genomic window from Colletotrichum lupini chromosome 5, complete sequence.
GATGGCCCTTTCGCCAACACCACCCTTCGCATGGACCAAGTCTACGGCATCGACTACTATGACGAATACTGCCTCTCTCGCGAGTTTAACCAGACTGCCTTTACTTTCGCCAATCAGTCCTACGTCGACGAGTGCTACGTGAAGGAGACTTACAACGAGGCCAACTTCTGCTACGTTGATTCCCCTCACTCTTGTGGCCACCTTGCTACTGGCGGCACCGTAAGTAACCTTCTCAATCCAATCTTCGGCTGTATTTCTGACGCCTGTGATAGATGGAGAACCAAAACGCCAGTCCTGGTGACCCGATCTTCTTCTTGCACCATGCCAACTTGGATCGCCTCTGGTGGGACTGGCAACTCGCGAACCTCTCTTCGCGCCTCACTGATATGAGCGGTCAGCTCATCCCTCCCACCTTCATCATGGAGCAGAACCGCTGGCTCACGCCTTCTGCGGCCTACCTCGACTACGACGGTGATGCAGGCAACGACACCACTCTAAACCACGTTTTGTGGATGGCTGAGATCATCCCTAACAAGACTATCGCTGATGTGATGGATCTGAGATCCGAGCTCCTTTGCACGGAGTACATTGTTGCTGAGAAATAGAAAGAGTGCTTGCACTATGATGATGTGAGATGGTTCATCCCCGAATTTGCGGGTGCagatatacccccctagacGTATAGATTTCTCAAGATAATAGACATAAACTTCAAATATCCCAGCTGCCAGCAGATGAAAGCTACATAAATTCGGCGTGATCGGCAATTTACTGTTTTCTTTGACGTCGTTCTTCTCGTTGTAAGCCCGGGTCACGGCAAGCAGCATTGGTGTTGATGCGTGTCTCGGACATACTAAACGTCAGAAAATGGTTGGTCGCTCGGCTTTAGGCAGAATGCATTTCTGTAATCCCGATGATTGAATCCGCCTACCGCCAACAGTCCGACATCCAGCGATCGAAGCCACAAACACTGATCTTAGCGCCGGGAGTAAGCTGTCTCGCGATTCGGGAATATCTATATCAATGTTTCAATAGGCATCGGCGAGGTTGAACACCAAAGATATAAAGCTTGGCATTACAAGGCATCAGGACTTTTTAACGATCGCGATTCAGCTACACTTCACCCAGTGGACATCTTGCCTCGTCTCAACGGTAATCACCATTCAAATAAACAAGTCAACTATCTGCCTAACATGTCATTCCCATATAAGCAAGTACTTCTAGTAGGTGCCACATCGGGCATTGGAGCAGCAATGGCGGATAAGCTTGTCGGAAACGGCGTCAAAGTCGTCGCTGTCGGTCGGCGCCAGGAACGACTAGATGCATTTGTCAAGAAGCACGGCTCAAGCAAGGCAGC
Proteins encoded in this region:
- a CDS encoding amino acid transporter, encoding HTLENQEKSDYLQAVKCLFESPAKTGIKEPSFLGTASSFVSTKSFSKRSADTLGSDEFSFGTNGVNTTQGTNCVIDGPFANTTLRMDQVYGIDYYDEYCLSREFNQTAFTFANQSYVDECYVKETYNEANFCYVDSPHSCGHLATGGTMENQNASPGDPIFFLHHANLDRLWWDWQLANLSSRLTDMSGQLIPPTFIMEQNRWLTPSAAYLDYDGDAGNDTTLNHVLWMAEIIPNKTIADVMDLRSELLCTEYIVAEK